The Musa acuminata AAA Group cultivar baxijiao chromosome BXJ2-2, Cavendish_Baxijiao_AAA, whole genome shotgun sequence genome contains the following window.
AAATACATGCATGCTAGTACTGCTTTTAAGCAGAACCATTGGGTTCAACAACAAGACCAAGTTTTCAAGTAATAAAATAGTTGGATTTAGTGAGATAAAGTTGGTCTTCAAATCTCATATTTTATTTTCCATGGCTCGGCATTATGATTATGATGGTCTGGTCTGGTCTGAGACAAAGGAGGACATGCATGCACAACTTTGGTTCATGAATCTTCACCGATCCCGGCATTAATGACTTGCACAGAATAACCCCTTCATATTTTTTTACCGTGAGAAATTAAGATGAAAAGCCATCGACATGAGAACGTCTGGTGGAAGTTTCAATTAAGTGATGTGTGATGAATGTGCTGAGTCcggaagaagaagggaaggatcGACGAGGCGTCGGAACTCGAGAGGGAAGCCGACCAAGATTCGCTGGTGGAGTAGATATAGCATTTGACGAGGCAAAGGCGACCCCGTAGGTGGCCTCCGGAACAGATTCTCGTGCAACAAGATTAGATCTCACGTCTGAGACCGTCCACCCATATGAACGAGAAAAGTGGGCGGAGAGACGTGAAGAACCCAACTTCTTCCTTATCTTCTTCTTCCTGTATAAATCTGCGTCGGAGGTTTCCTCATGGATTCATTCTGTCAATTGCATAAACCCACTCTCTTGTTTTGTTCTTTCTTCTCGCTTCGATCGTCGCTCTTTAGCTAGTAGTTCTTCCATCTGTACGAGTACCGAGTCTGAGAGGGAGAGGTCGCGGAGTAGAGGAACCAGAAAACAAAGGTTTGCTTCGACCGTGGAGCCTCCGAGCATGGACGAGAAGTGGAAGCTGTCCAAGAAGGGGAGCAGGCGAGAAGGTGGCCCCTCGTGGAAGGGTTCCGGGAGCGTgcaggaggggaggaggaggaggaggaggaggaccagcAGCAGCATGGCGACGGCGACGCGGTCACCGTTCGCGAGCCGGTGCGCGAGGCTGGTGAAGGAGCAGAGGGCGAGGTTCTACATCATAAGCCGCTGCGTCACCATGCTCGTCTGCTGGAGAGACTACCCTTGAATTAAGAGGACCTACAGCATGTACCGCCGCCTCCTCTTGTGGTTGCATTTGGGTTTCCTTCCTCGGTTGAAGACGGCCTTCTCTGCCGTCCGGTGAGGAAGGGAAGGGTTGGGCATAGGATGATACAGACGTAGAAGCAAAGAAATTAATATGAAGAATACGAtggattatcattttttttctatggctattgagtatcgagtgATCTGATCTATCAAGACTCATTCGAGGAAGAAAAATTGACCGAAAAAGAAGTCTTTGATCTGGATAAGGCCTTTCTCTTGGAGGTATTTAATATTTGTAGCAATCAAAAGAATGATAATAGATGGAAGGATTGTCTTTTCATTGTATATACTCATATCCGTGTAAATGAGACAGCCTTAACAATGAATCCAGAAGATAATTCTAAATTTAGTGAGGAGAATAATAACCCATTATACATTGTGCTTATTagcaaaatataaaattgtatcagtcagttaataattatttatgcactgataatattattttcaatTTTATGAAGATTTTCTAAAGCATAATCTTATGAACGCCAGAGCTATCGAGTATGGAATAAGCAGAGGATTCTTGTTGACGCAAATCTGTAGAGAAAGAGGTTCTGCTGCGAGCAGTAGAAATTTGGATTTGATAAATCTCAAGTATTTAGCATTctactatgatttttttaatttttttataaatcgatAATGGAATGTTAATTTGTTAGATTCTTTGTTTGGCCCAATTTTATGTGTTcaaatttatgatactaaatcaaaGCAAGAGTTGCAACCACAATTCTTTCTTTCTGGTCTTATGTAATCCCTGTAACTGAGAAACCACTGCTTGTGAGAAGCATCTGAGCACCAGTTTTTTCTTCTGGAAATTGCAACTCCACCCGTGCTCTGCAAAGTAGTGAGAAGCATGAAGAAGACAAGTGACTCGGTGAATCTTTGGACTCGAGCCAACATCTGTGTCGGTATCATACTCTCGTGTCTCCCTACCGAGGAAGGCGACGGAATCGTCTCTCTGCTACTTCACTTTCGGTCACAGATGTGACAAATCGCTCCTCCACTCCGAGCGCGTTGATTGATGTCCGATAGCTAAAACCGCGTCGAGAACTCAGGCCGAGTACATGAATCCATGTGAAGGGAGATGGAGCACATCCCCATCCGCGCCCCTGCCAATCTCCTCTTCCCTCTATCGTAATTTCTGATCCCATACATGTTCATAAGATGGAGACGATCTTGAAATCGAAGCTTACAGAAGACGAGTTCGGATCCAAACGAATACGAGAAGCATAATAATACTCGGTCGCTACCTAATGGCGCGTGTATCTCAGAGGAGAGCCTGAAAGGCCGATGGTGACGGCGAAGTGGACGGGAACGGAATTGGTGGGAATCGCATAGGACGGTAACTCTTTTTCCAAAGTTTTCCATGCTGTTTGGGCAAAGAATAAACCTTTTGCAAAAGAGTAGGGAATATATAATTGGttgctaagagagagagagagagagagagagagagagagagagagagagagagtttttctTCCTTGGACGAAGGGTTAAAGATCTTTGTTCATTTCATTAGGTGTGAAATGATACATGAAAAATATTCAGAATGAAGAACACtagtaaaaagaaagagagaaaatggAGGAAAGAGAGCCACAGAATCCTGAGTTTAGATTcacagtatatatacatatatatcaacaGGTGGAGTAAAACGATGTGCTCCAAACATCAGAAGCGACAGCTTATCCAACGATTAAGTTTTTTAAAGGGGAAAAAAAGGGGGAGAGACAAAAAAGGAAAGGAACACTAAGACTACAGGTCAAAAGGTTGGCGGAAGGTCCCCAAAAAGGCCGTCGATGCGGCGCTTATCTTTCACAGCACCAGACCGAGTCTTTGGCTAGCCAGGTCGCAGCGCACGGGAGCGAACCCGACGCGGCCCTTCTCCAGGTCGTACTCCACCCACAGGTTCTGCTGGTGGTGGTGCCCGATCACGTACGCCGCCATGGGCACCAAGTCCGAGTTCCCGAAGGTGAAGCACCACACCTCGTCCCGCCCCCGCCGCTCCCCAGCTACCCGGTACAGCAGCCGCTCCTCCGTCACCGCCACCTCCGCTCCACTGAACATCAGTACCACCGCCGGCAACCCCTTCGGCGGCGCGCCGGAACCGGTTGGTAACCGGAAGCACAGGTCGAACGCCCCCTGGAAGACGAAGTCCGGTTCGTTCAGCACCGGCAGGACCCCCTTTGTCTGCCTTTGGAACTCTTGCTTCAGCGCGCTGTAGGCGTCGCCGAGGAGGAAGGTGAACTGCGTCCCCGAGTCGACCATGGTCTGCCCCGCGCCGGTGTGGTCCGGGACGAGCGCCGACTTGGGGATGGGGAGGAGCGTGCGGCCCACGCGGATGCCCTCCAGTTGGACGGAGTATGCAACCCGGTCGAAGTAAGGAAGGGGGAGAGCGATTTGGACGAAGGGGGTGTATTTGAGGGGGAGGAAGGACAGGGTGTCGTGGCCGAGGAGGAGGACGCCGGCGGCGTCGCGGTCGGAGATGCAGTAGGAGAAGCGGCGGGTGGCGGTCTGGGAGACGAAGGAGAGGGCGCCCCTGTTCATGCCGAGCATGCCGGCGGCGTAGAGGTCACCGGTGGCGGAGGAGTAGGCTGAGGTCATGCAGCCAAAGACGGTGCGCAGGGGAGATGACTCGCCGACGCGGAGGAGGTCGGAGGCGAGGGTGCCCTCCGAGGAGGAAGCGTCGGCGTAGGTGAGGGCGACGTGGCAGAGGCGGGTGGAGTCCTCGCAGGTGGCCGGGATGGGAAGGTCGCGCGTCCTGTCACGACACGTCGGGGAGGAGCAGGGAACGGGGGAGTAGGTGGAGGAGGCGCGAGGACGGAAGGACGGAAATGCGGTGGTGGAGCCGCCGCAGAGGAGCCACGACAGCTCGCTGCCGGTGTCGAGCACCAGGGAGAGGTTCTGCGGCGGGCTCCCCACGGAGAGGGAGACGGTAAGGCTGACGTTGTGGTGGAACCGGAGCTTGTTGGGTGACATCGGAAGGCTGGAAGTCGACATCTTCTGGGTTCGCAGCGGAAGAAGAAGCGGCTTTGCCTTGGAATCAGGAGCCATAGTCCGTGCCGCCATCACAAAACAGAGCAAGTTCAGGTTTTGAAACATGAGAAGGCACAAAAACAGGAGAATAGAACCAGAAACAGGGGATGCCATAGTGTAGCTTCTTTCTTCTGTGCGAAACAGGCAGTCTGGGATCGGGGTAGAGACGGGGCTCTTTAAATAGCAAAAGAAGgcaagaggaggaggagcgagCTCGCTCGGGGAAGGTGAGTTTTGGGAGGGTGGGGTTTGGAGACGCTCGCTAAGAGCGTAGTGGTTTCGTATCCCTTTCTGCGATAACACTGACAAGGCATTCGTCGTTGTCGTTTCTCGTTTGCCTTGTATAAAGAAATAGAAGCCTCACCTCGTCATCATCCATTCGAGGAGTCCACCTGCGATTCCCGAAGAGGAAATCGGAGTCACGAACTAACAATCTCGACGCATCGTTACGGCACATTTCGCTCGAACGCATCAATGGTGTGTCATTGTAGCTCCAGCTACGTCTACCATTGGCTTTGTTGGCTCAGAGAAAACTGGCGCTTGTTCCAATTAACTCATCCGCCATCGGCCAAAGGTGGACGACGATGTCAAAAGACGTGTGACATTTGCCTTCCCACCGCGTGGTCCACCGCCCGTGCGGGGACTCCCCCCGTGATGCTCCACTCACTGACCTCCTCTTAGATACAATAGTACAGCGCTCGCTGCATGGCAATCACCAGTTAATACGTTAACGCAGCTGTTCCATGCACGGCCTCTCTCCATCTCTCGCTGTGTCCAGTATAGATGAGACTGGGTCTTACGAAGCTAGCTGTCTCTCATTATTTCTGGGAATTGAACTCAAATCACCACTGACACATTTCCCAACCCCACCAAACCCCATCGCCGAGtacaaaataaagaatcaaaccAAGTGCTCATACAAAAAGGAAGGATCACATATACTATTATTGGCTTTACGATGGTGTTGATGAAACCCTTCATTTTGTCGGCTATGGTTCTAGAATTTATGCAGACGAGCTACAGCACCGCAGCTTCAAGTACGTCCTACCTTGGAACATGATGACGATGTCACCATATTGGACAGCAGTAAGAACCTTTTCAGAGCACCACGAAACGACGACAGTAATGCTTGGCCCCTTCGGGGGAACAAGCGTTTGGGTTTTCCATGGAGCAGGTCTTGGGATCATTGAATGGGGACTGTCGAGGTGATCTATCGTCGATCCTGGAGAATCCCACGACCTTCATCAGCGATGAGGATAGATTAGAGACCAGCCTCCGATGGAGTGGGCACCGCAAGAGCTCATCTTTCAATGAGAGAGAGGCGAAGACGACAACATAGGAGACCTCACCGTGGACCTATGTTGAAATTTCAATGGCTTGTGTGCTCCTGCAAGGATAAGCTTTGGCCCGTCAACTCTTGCACTGCTGCTGTGTTGGCCTTGTCCGGCTAAATAATTTAGTGTTCAGTGTGCACTACAAGTCAAACTGACTCCGGAAAAGATGGTACTTttagtttttttctctttttttttacgaTTGTTCAGagtgttcctttttcttttctttgaatgTTTATGATTTTGGATTACGAAGAAAGTTTTCCTATATACTTCTCTCAAATTAACATGATTTATACCATCATCATGTCAGCAATTATTTCCATTTGACATGGTATTCACATCATTGATAATATTCCGTTTGGATGATAACAATGTTGGCAACCGTACACCAATGAGTGCCATCCACAACGTTGTCTTGCGTGATTTTTATGCCGTCATCATGTCAGCATCGAGTACCATTCTGATGGTGATGCGATAGCATATACCAATGGTGTGGGATGCCATTGCCGACTGCCTCCTTACATATTGCCACCACATCAAGATCAGGTGACTGATACGCTGGTAGCCATTAAACCACAGTCTCATGCCACGTTTTTATTCGATACAAATGCGACCAAGAAATTAGAAGTCTCCCATCATGTACTGTGAACACAGTGCATCAATCATTGTACTGCAATGACTTGAGAAATATCAAGAGTTAGTCCGAATGATTCAAAATCCAAATGCCTCGGTGAATATGTTGGAGCGACTAGTGCATGATTGGAAGATGAGATCGTGGAGATAGTCCAAGAAACACGTACATTCAATGAACAGGTAATTGGATAGGGATTATTATGATGCTGTGGTTGAACATCAACTTCGTGGAGTATGGGCTGGCAGTGAGCCGTCCACTTCGACATTGATGGGGCTGATTAATCACGTCATCTTTCACTAACGATGGCAATGCATCCGGTGATCACAACCTATCGAGTCTAATCTGGTGATTCATATTGCAGGGCCGTATGATTTGCTTAGGTGAGAAGGCGACCATTAGTTGCCATGATTGAAGAGAGAGGAAGGCGTGGAGGCTCAAACGCCCGCGGCTTCCCAAACTCTCTTGCTCCAATCATTCATTCATTACCTGTTGCTGTTACTATGAGGATATGTTTGGAGATTTCTGCGGTAATGTTGTAGTAGAATACGTACATAGTTTCTTTGTTTTGTTGATTCAAAGGGACGAAATTATATGCACTTTCTTATTCGAGTGTCACTCCACCGGAAGGCAGTGGTCCGGTGACTACTGATTCGGATTCTTATGTCTGGTCTCTCGGATATCTTCGGATAGGATTCAGCTGGCTACGCATACCGAGAGTGTGGATCCTATAAATGCCGATGACCTCACTTGTGGTATCCATAGGTAATGTTAGTCTCCATATGGTTGGTTGCCTCACCTAAGATGTCTCTGTTACGGACGTGGGTGAAGTGGTGGAACGAACGATAACTTTAGAGAGAGCAAGCATATCCAACGCAGGCAATGGTACGTACAGTCATACAAAGACCTGATGGTATAATGATTCATATAATGACATACATAATACAAATATTCTTTTTCGTCAAAATTAGATGGACATTTTCAGGTTTTTATTTTGTTCCAAGGAATATGTTATTTTTATCATTCAAATTTGATTcaaagacaattgaaatgtatATATCGGTATGTATAAGAGTCCATCATAACATCTACCCCAAAGATACACGACATGGCAAGCAGCAGAAACGTCGGGAAACCCTCACGTAGTCCAGCGCAGAAACCGCAGCACCTCCTTCGCTCGCTCCACCAATGGCGAGGCCAAATTGAAGTTGACAGTCCCGTCGTTGCCGGCGAGCATCCGGTACTTGTCCTTCCTCGTGTAGTTGGTGCATTCGAAGCCAAGCGAGGCCGCCAGGATCCTCTGCACGTAGTTGGCAACGTCATGCGGGCTCTTCCCGGCAGAGCACGTCGCCTCCCACGGCAGCTGGTTGAGGAACGTGACCTCGTAGATTGGCCGGGGgttcatgaagaagaagatggggTCCATCGCCTTCCACCCCCTCGCCGTGGTCGCATGGAAGAAGCCGACGCGATAGTTCATGGCCACCGGCACGATCCGGTCAGTCAGCTCGGCGAAGAGGGCGCTGAACCGCAGCAGAAAGGGCTCCCTGCATGTGGTGCCCTCGGGGCACACCACCAGGTCGCCTTTGGCAAGCTCGCTCCTGATGCGCTCCGCGTCCACCTGCCGGTCCCTGCTCAACCGGACGGTGCGGATCGGTGACAGGATCTCCGACAGCCAGGATATGGAGTACGTGACGGCCGGGACCTTGCGACCGAGGACCGTCGACAGGACCACCGGATCCATGAGGGTGCGGTGGGTGCACACGAAGAGGACGCCGGTGGTAGAGCCGGAGACGGGTGGCGGCGGCCGGCCTCTCACGATGAGCGCTCCGCCGAACGGGCGTGCGATGTAAGGGATGACCCATATGGGGACGGTCAGACCCACCGCGATGCGGACGAAGGCGAGCACTATACCAAATGGTATCCACAAAATGGTGAGGAGTGCTGTGAATGGCGTGGGACGGCGCACGAGGCGGCCGTCATGGAAGATCACCGGCGGCGGTCGTCTTTGTTCTTCCTCGTTGTGCACCGGGTCAGCGGAGACTGGCATGCGATGTAGTTCCTGCTCACGTACCAAATGTTGTTATTTGCTCTGTTTAAGGATAGTTATCTACTCTGTTTATACTTGAAGAAGTGTAGTTAACATCTGTTTACCTCCCTACTTACGTCGTCAACAAGTTACATCGGTTTTGTACTCAAATATAATTCTCATGGTCTCTACAGAGGGTTTGATCtcgaaaataaaaattttctatcAAACTATTGCGAAGCAACAATTTTTTTGGACTTATATGATCTTAGGAGAATCCTGCTCTTAGAAAGATAAGAATTTTAGATCAGAATCATGTGAATCGTTCCGATACATCCGCAAAATGAACTGTTCCAACTTACCTTGCACAGAAATGAGAATGACTGTGCCGAGGCCGATGTGCACAAACCTACATCAGCCTTCTCCTTCCCACAGACGGCCATCACCTGCTCGGCCAAGGACTTCTCTACTTTCTTGAGGAACCCGGTGGCGTACCCGGATCGACTAACCTCGAGCTCACATCCCACTACCTCGACGGCACCGAGGTGGTCCTTCGCGAACCTCTCCACCATCACCGTCGGGCACCGCGTCACCACCGCCCGCCGCTCGAACGCGCTGAAGGCGTTCCACGCCGCCACGTCCACGTCCTCCACGTAGAACTTGGGCAGCACGGCCCTCGCCACCGCCTCGATCTCCGACTCCCGCACTCCCGCGACGGCCACGAAGACCATGAGCCTGAGCCCGAGCTGGCCGAGGCGGAACAGGTCGAGCAGGCGGAGCAGGGGCCACAGGAGCAGCAGCACCACGAATCGGACCAAGCCCGACGTCTCGAACGCGACGAGCATGAAGTAAGGGAAGGGGTCGACGTCTTTAAGAAGCGTACCCTCGAGCTCCGACACGATGGAGCCGGATGCCGGCCGGCCCGAGCGGCGATCCTCCATGCTCGTTCGACTCCTCTACGACGTGAATGTATTGTTGGAGTTCGCCAATAGGATTAAAGGAATGAGGTGTTGAGGGAAGCTTTTGGCAACAGTAGATGGAGGCGTGAGAAAGATAATAAGGCATGAAAAGGTGGCGTGGGTTAGACCGGCAGCGGAACTTAGGGAAGGAATCGGGCAGTTAAACTGTCCTCAACTACCAATGGAAGTCTTGAGTGGGATGGTGGATTTACAGACCTAATTCGCAACAAACGACATCTACCTGTATCTTCTACTCTACCATTTGGCCATTTCTTTATCTTCGTCTGCTTTCTTCCCTAAGCTGATGCCTAACGTTGACCCAATCATTTCTAATCTCGCCCATGACTTCACAAAAACTTGCACTTGAGAGGACATGCAATGCATGGGTGGAGTTGTGGTAATTTAGAGAGAGAAGGATAATTTTATCGTCGTAGATGGTTTGGATAAAGTTTTTAGCTTGTGAGATTGTCTTTGTTTTagtttcattttattttatttttggttgAATGAATGTGATTGTCGTAGTTTTTAGGTGAGAAGAGATCTGCTACAATGAAGATGAAGTTAAGATACTTATCTCGAGCAAAAGCAAGAAAGTAGAACCCATGTTGAAGTAGAAAGTAGACATATGGATCTTCTTTTGAACTAAAGATATCAACATGAGATACATCTAAAGATGACATGTACATCGACGATGGAATTTGACCATTTCTATCATGCTTCCTGAAGCTACATCTACAAGGGGGCAATAGTATAACATCTTAACAAGTGTTCGACGAAGTGAATGTACGAGACATATTTAGACTGCTCGTTTCTGTTGTATCCAACTCTTACTTCGTTCAACTTCATTTCA
Protein-coding sequences here:
- the LOC135605975 gene encoding aspartic proteinase PCS1-like, translated to MASPVSGSILLFLCLLMFQNLNLLCFVMAARTMAPDSKAKPLLLPLRTQKMSTSSLPMSPNKLRFHHNVSLTVSLSVGSPPQNLSLVLDTGSELSWLLCGGSTTAFPSFRPRASSTYSPVPCSSPTCRDRTRDLPIPATCEDSTRLCHVALTYADASSSEGTLASDLLRVGESSPLRTVFGCMTSAYSSATGDLYAAGMLGMNRGALSFVSQTATRRFSYCISDRDAAGVLLLGHDTLSFLPLKYTPFVQIALPLPYFDRVAYSVQLEGIRVGRTLLPIPKSALVPDHTGAGQTMVDSGTQFTFLLGDAYSALKQEFQRQTKGVLPVLNEPDFVFQGAFDLCFRLPTGSGAPPKGLPAVVLMFSGAEVAVTEERLLYRVAGERRGRDEVWCFTFGNSDLVPMAAYVIGHHHQQNLWVEYDLEKGRVGFAPVRCDLASQRLGLVL
- the LOC135605976 gene encoding glycerol-3-phosphate acyltransferase 5-like: MEDRRSGRPASGSIVSELEGTLLKDVDPFPYFMLVAFETSGLVRFVVLLLLWPLLRLLDLFRLGQLGLRLMVFVAVAGVRESEIEAVARAVLPKFYVEDVDVAAWNAFSAFERRAVVTRCPTVMVERFAKDHLGAVEVVGCELEVSRSGYATGFLKKVEKSLAEQVMAVCGKEKADVGLCTSASAQSFSFLCKELHRMPVSADPVHNEEEQRRPPPVIFHDGRLVRRPTPFTALLTILWIPFGIVLAFVRIAVGLTVPIWVIPYIARPFGGALIVRGRPPPPVSGSTTGVLFVCTHRTLMDPVVLSTVLGRKVPAVTYSISWLSEILSPIRTVRLSRDRQVDAERIRSELAKGDLVVCPEGTTCREPFLLRFSALFAELTDRIVPVAMNYRVGFFHATTARGWKAMDPIFFFMNPRPIYEVTFLNQLPWEATCSAGKSPHDVANYVQRILAASLGFECTNYTRKDKYRMLAGNDGTVNFNLASPLVERAKEVLRFLRWTT